A window of Primulina tabacum isolate GXHZ01 chromosome 4, ASM2559414v2, whole genome shotgun sequence contains these coding sequences:
- the LOC142543161 gene encoding uncharacterized protein LOC142543161, protein MRERRRYIVDTRVRHQSPPGPPPSHREYSPRRGRDGGKYSREDERRRIGRMDGFDRELDLQGGRFYDTVDRERYGAGPRRSRSPWRSDRDRNSQAGRFSDTLYRDRYGIGPRHSKSPQRVEKRDSFDGELNPRAGRFSDNVGRDRHGIGPGRLRSPQRIEKRDSFGVDPNPRAESFLDAVDKDRYGVRSRHLRSPRRMDGRDGFDGDSDIQTGRFRDAVGRDRYGAGSSHSRSQRRFGEKDAYERDLSLHAGRFSDTMDRDMFVVGTRCSRSPGRIEKRDNFDLDLNMQGARFSGYDNRDRGKYVVDDESSRRLYEEDLLHGDSNSSKFESDHLSNAPRNSDGPNVKYSSYKNDNHGVGDDKITPIGGGEKEDYLKNPYLEESQIGMSSVSHHLAAKPVFLEYDKGRRFYSDPDSLAHESVGGVTKSYLGAGDCNSQLSSVASRYLNTDADRHGYFNLKNESRLEKRDAEPRDGGEHCFETADEGFNFKDGLYLDKLGIERPVGRDMYENKKEDSLVSLQGHLKGDSSYMVSSSRSKVYIPMSSEILNEGFPCHSIAGDIPLISHGLQARTGLVSDTYGFDGYNERPKHMSPRKLGCRFDDTESKSRLYVGLPEQKRKDNIYPKFGGSTKPRDFGEEYGVQHMSRFGHLNSVEETPHRNHMEDDTLGQKLASLGQSTSDNFVAYESLQPRNQDLDMLGSGSLHLNFEREKYRGHGRVRVGEYNDEVYDGSRYLPERSDIFTTKDYPLSGTVYGSQRNGMDLADLRLDEPSQRRPGGKYPVDYILYERNTGIRISRDGSGARKICNSLGSR, encoded by the coding sequence ATGAGGGAAAGGAGGAGGTATATTGTGGATACAAGGGTTCGGCATCAGTCCCCTCCTGGCCCTCCCCCGAGTCACCGCGAGTATTCTCCTCGCCGTGGTCGTGATGGGGGTAAATATTCACGGGAAGATGAGAGGAGGAGGATTGGGAGAATGGATGGTTTCGACAGGGAACTGGACCTGCAGGGTGGGAGATTTTATGACACTGTGGATAGAGAGAGGTATGGGGCTGGCCCTAGGCGTTCCAGGAGTCCATGGAGGAGTGACAGGGACCGAAACTCTCAAGCTGGGAGATTTTCTGATACTTTGTATAGAGATAGGTATGGGATTGGTCCTAGGCATTCCAAGAGTCCACAGAGGGTGGAAAAAAGGGATAGTTTTGATGGGGAACTGAACCCCCGAGCTGGGAGATTTTCTGATAATGTGGGTAGAGATAGGCATGGGATTGGCCCAGGGCGTTTGAGAAGTCCACaaagaatcgagaaaagggATTCTTTTGGTGTAGACCCAAACCCTCGAGCTGAGAGTTTCCTTGATGCTGTAGATAAAGATAGGTATGGGGTTCGTTCTAGGCATTTAAGGAGTCCGCGGAGGATGGATGGAAGGGATGGTTTTGATGGGGACTCAGACATTCAGACTGGGAGATTCCGTGATGCTGTGGGTAGAGATAGGTATGGGGCTGGTTCTTCGCATTCAAGGAGTCAACGTAGGTTTGGCGAAAAGGATGCCTATGAAAGAGATCTGAGCCTTCACGCTGGGAGATTCTCTGATACTATGGATAGGGATATGTTTGTGGTTGGTACCAGGTGTTCAAGGAGTCCGGGGAGAATTGAAAAAAGAGATAATTTTGATTTGGATTTGAATATGCAGGGTGCGAGATTCTCTGGCTATGATAATAGAGACAGAGGTAAGTATGTTGTTGATGATGAGAGCTCCAGAAGGTTGTATGAAGAGGACTTACTTCATGGGGATTCAAATTCATCAAAGTTTGAATCTGATCATCTTTCAAATGCGCCCAGAAATTCTGATGGTCCCAACGTTAAGTACAGCAGCTACAAAAATGATAACCATGGGGTCGGTGACGATAAAATCACACCTATAGGAGGTGGAGAGAAGGAAGATTATCTAAAAAATCCTTACCTGGAGGAGAGTCAAATCGGAATGTCGTCGGTGTCTCATCATTTGGCCGCCAAGCCTGTTTTCTTGGAATATGATAAGGGAAGAAGGTTCTACTCTGACCCAGATAGTTTGGCACATGAAAGTGTTGGTGGAGTGACCAAGAGTTATTTGGGTGCTGGAGATTGTAACAGTCAGCTGTCATCTGTGGCATCACGATATTTGAATACTGATGCTGATAGACATGGATACTTTAACTTGAAGAATGAAAGTCGGTTGGAGAAAAGAGATGCAGAACCTCGTGATGGAGGAGAGCATTGCTTTGAAACTGCAGATGAAGGTTTTAATTTCAAGGATGGGCTTTATCTGGACAAACTGGGAATTGAGAGGCCAGTGGGTAGAGACATGTACGAAAATAAGAAGGAAGATAGCCTCGTATCATTACAAGGTCATCTAAAAGGCGATTCTAGTTACATGGTGTCATCATCTCGATCGAAGGTTTATATCCCAATGTCATCAGAAATTTTAAATGAAGGTTTTCCATGTCACTCCATAGCAGGAGACATTCCTCTAATTTCACACGGCTTACAAGCAAGGACTGGATTGGTTTCTGACACGTATGGCTTTGATGGATATAATGAAAGACCGAAGCACATGTCCCCCAGAAAACTGGGATGTCGATTTGATGACACTGAAAGCAAATCAAGGTTATATGTGGGGCTGCCTGAGCAAAAGCGCAAAGATAATATATATCCAAAATTTGGCGGAAGTACGAAACCCAGAGATTTTGGAGAAGAATATGGTGTTCAACACATGTCAAGATTTGGCCACTTGAACTCTGTTGAAGAAACCCCTCATCGAAATCATATGGAAGATGATACACTTGGGCAAAAACTTGCTTCACTAGGACAGTCAACATCTGATAATTTTGTTGCATATGAATCTCTGCAACCAAGAAATCAGGATCTGGATATGCTAGGTTCTGGAAGTTTGCACCTCAATTTTGAAAGGGAAAAATATCGTGGGCATGGTAGGGTTCGAGTAGGAGAGTATAATGATGAAGTGTATGATGGTTCACGATATCTTCCTGAAAGATCAGATATCTTTACAACAAAGGATTATCCTTTGTCGGGTACAGTATATGGAAGCCAAAGAAATGGGATGGATTTGGCAGACTTGAGGTTGGATGAACCCTCCCAAAGGAGGCCTGGAGGCAAATATCCTGTGGATTATATACTGTATGAGCGTAACACTGGGATTAGAATATCCAGAGATGGGAGTGGTGCTCGTAAGATTTGCAACAGCCTAGGCAGTAGATGA